Part of the Excalfactoria chinensis isolate bCotChi1 unplaced genomic scaffold, bCotChi1.hap2 Scaffold_71, whole genome shotgun sequence genome, tttgtggatgacttgcatgcaggactagaagatgttctgagcaagtttgctgatgagatcagatgaggaggtgctgttgccaCCACTGAGGGTGGggaggacttgcagagagatgtggacaagtcagagaagtttgtaccagttggtactaagcaccaagtgcataaagtataacaagtgcctgattgtgcacctgggtagggtcaaccctggacatacacactgactggatatgggacactacagagtggtctgactgaaaagaaTCGAGGGTCCTGGTCATCATCAAActgaatgtgagtcagcagtgtgcccaggcatcCAGGAAGCTCAACGgtccattggagtgcatcaagcaaggcattgcctgctgggtgagggaaaggattgtccatctctgctctgcactgctgcagcctcacatGGAGCATTGGGTGCAAttctgggcaccacagaacataaaggacatcaaactatgggagggtgtgcaaacAAGGGCTCTgaaactgagagatctgaaatTCAGAGTTACActgggattgactgcttgttcagaatgggcccttctcacatcccaaaTCCTGCGATaagacacagggcacacatgggacatgaacctcacagtgtccctgcagcccatgcagagcctgggttcttctgtccccatgtctttcatttaacatcatacagacctccaacccactgccccaggaaggatccttagtcagcatgaggttctctctaccaagggtctggggatcagggcttggcctgtctgctttgcaaagcaaaggacgagtttctcagcatcagagccaccatgccagtgcctttcattgcctgtagtcatatcttccaattatcttctctaacaagtcccttgggaagcttgcctgttaatgttcctcagtgggcccattaatactccaagaaagttcactgtttcttctgcctttgtcttgttgagcactctgtgcaaacttctctctgcactgcaggttgatggactcagcatcaAATGCGCCCTGGGGCTCGTTATAACCTAAAGagcctcctgtgccttgtgcctttctattattttcttcaggttttcagaacttgttcagcaaaatggagaggtaCCTGGACATAGCTTAAAAAGGAAGGATCCAGCAGGCAtttactgtctatttatttatagttggGCATAAACAAgtctttaaagcagcactgtgcaactgataTCAATCCAGGATGTCCCCAATGAGGTCTGTTCTGTTACTGTGTAGACAAAGGTCCTTctcaacctccccaccccacTTCTgctcacattggccccatgggacttgcatcacttttcttcacatcactcttctctgcagccacccGCACAGTGTTAAAACTCCTTTGCACCAACTCCCactagctttccacagagaacccGTTGCAcatgtaaaaggaaagatttctcttttttttttttttttttttttttggccaacaaacagcaggaaaggtgttgcaattgaatgaacagtaaaacacagtggtcaactgcatgccatgtccataccgcttctattgaggtttgtctttcacagggaatgtttgtacaagaaatgagttagacacagtcatgatgctgttttctttcaggagttGTTGGCCATGAGGACCAAGGGATATCTCaagggagaggagtgggaaggatgaaattGTGATCctattctgctgggctgggcttctgggacacagggagctcatacaagtgggcagcgctgcagagagacagctgtgcccaggagcagctcttgtgcacagcacagcctgcaggtgatagaaggagaggagagaaagggggacagcttgcaggatgtgaacgGTGAGAGCGGGCTGTGAGCTTACTGCAGGAGCATTGTACACAGATCACaacacggtaagtctcactgcagaccatgcaTCTGATTTTCATAGAGCGTTAACTAAATCAGGGACATGCCTGAAGGGGGAAGGAGTCCCctggcagggcttgtgctgccacagctcctgcatgtggcaggagatcacagctccactgcacagcaggatgtttgtgaaggtactttgcaagaggagagccaggGCGGGgattttacatttcttgttctcagtgaaagcagaaatgattggaggcagaaatctaaaaggggctgtcaactttgaacacagctcagagacTCCAGAATATTTCTCCAATCAGTTGGCTGTTTTGTGAACAGCCACACAGGTTGTGCTTTCTGCCTTCCTACCGAAAAAAGTACAATTAGCTTAAGTTATAGTTGCTTTCTGCAGGCATTAAGAGTTCACTTGTCCTGCAAACAAgctgatttctctaagacaaaatgaagtgcacagaggctggggTGGGGGTCTTGAAGAGCAGcttcagaaaagataaaaatatccaggaggctggggTACgtttaggaaatgagaagaaagtaagaactCGTTAATCTTCtacaccttcagggatggtgaatcTCATGACAAATAAATTCAAGCTATGGAGTTCAATGAACATATTCCAAAGGCAAAGGAGAACTTTTATAGTATGCCAGAAAGATTACCTCTGAGAATGATCTGGAcatgtcattatcttctgcactctgagcaggactccaagccccggaacagcagatgcccaacagcagctccatcagtgagttcctcctgctgccgttggcagacacgcggcagctgcagctcctgcacttctggctcttgctgggcatctacctggctgccctcctgggcaacggcctcatcagcacagccgtagcctgcgaccagcgcctgcacacccccatgtacttcttcctgctcaacctggccctcctcgacctgggctgcatctccaccactctccccaaagccatggccaacgccctctgggacaccagggccatctcctacgcaggatgtgctgcacagctcttttgctttgtcttcttcatctcagcagagtattcccttctcaccatcatgtcctatgaccgctacgttgccatctgcaagcccctgcactacgggaccttgatggacagcagagcttgtgccaccatggcagcagctgcctggggcgctggggttctcaattccctgctgcacactgccagtacgttttcactgcctctctgccaaggcaatgttgtcaaccagtttttctgtgaaatcccccagatcctcaagctctcctgctcagcctcctacctcagggaaaTTGGGATTCTCATTTTTAGTATCACTTTAGCCTTtggatgctttgttttcatggttgtgtcctatgtgcagatcttccttgcagtgctgaggatgccctctgagcagggacggcacaaagccttctccacgtgcctccctcacctggctgtggtctccgTTTTTCTCAGCACtggcttttttgcctacctgaagcctccctccatttcctccccactcctggatctgacagtggcacttctgtactcagtggttcctccaacactgaaccctattatttacagcatgaggaacagggagatcaagcacgctctcaaGAAGGTGTTGCAATATGCGCTATTCCTGCTTCCATAAatgcacatcttcctcacacaattcccagtgatggttctttttGGTTCatgcatctttgattgtttgattgtgtGTGATATAGCaacccacaaaaataaataaataaataaatatcctacttataaataaaaatttatttcacttcttttctacctactttctgttttctcattccaagagctcatgtaaacatggaACCAGATTCCCCGAATATGTTAAAAGATtcctaaaaagctttcaaaatagacttttccttagctGTTCTCTCTTCCTAAGTTGGAAGGCAGCACAACGTAATCTTTTCATTCCTGATCTATTTCCAGTGTCACAGCACTCTCAtgtcctctcatttgtgcaggcctgaaggtgctgtgtgtctcacaacagtcctgttgtctctacagcagcactccagggctgcagtcagtagccggctGTGtcagctggtctccttgctggcactgccataacaagagggctccttcagagcaggaccagagaactggaggcctcttccaaagctggtgtaaggaatgtacctcaggagctgctccctgagaagacttcgagatcttctggtgctcttcattGAGTGTCAGAGTCAGTTTCAAGAGTCCAaaggagatctgtaagggactcagggcagtgctggggtttCGAATTTGTTGGGTTAAAtctatttactaagatagacaaaaagaaaagcattatgATTATGGAATAGATCtatatctttatatataaacatatgcTTACATAcggtatattttcacatatatataacatatgcagttgcaaaaatatatgcatagatTCTAATTCATATGCATATCTTTTTGAAAGTCCAGGACCTtttgcaggggttttaacagccacagggttcacaGTAGAAACTGCAGCTACTGTTGGGCTTTTGCAGGAACTGGAGCAACTTCAGAACTCATTGTCAGAGCTGGAATGACCACAGGACCTCTGACTaagttggagcagccactgggctcattggaggggttggagtgaccacagggctgtacctcctggcacAGCGCAGCTCCTGTGGGAGGcagttgtttcagtttcttatcGCAATACGTGGAACAGTAACTTGGCCCCCAGTATTCTACCAGTTTCTCAGGATCCTTCACGGAGATGAAGTTCCAAAGTCCTGGGGCTGCCCACTGCTTCAGGCAGCTCCCCAGACTGTCCCACACCCCCTGCCATACAGAGCCTTCTCACCTTGGGGCAGATATGCTTGAATAACTGTTTAATCTCAAACATAACCTGGAACACATTAATGACACGTAGCAATGGGAGTGTGCTGGTTTGAGCATCCCACgatagtcaaaatcctcaggagctaTTGGAACTAGCTCTCGATCTCCAGGACAAAAAGAAGTGAGAGTGAGTCTGAGGGACTACTAGAAAgtgtcctcccttctctcctctgtAGCCAGACTCCCTGAGGAGTCAAAAGTAAAGGGTTTAATTACTAATCTTATCAACAATGTTGCTTCCATCACTCAAAGATGACCTCAGAGATAAATGTGCACAAAACCTCATTTTGTCAGCTGCCAATTTTATCTCTGTCTTGTTCGATTTAGTAGtcgcaattatattgtatcatattgtgttatcttgtattccaatatcgtatttagtaaaataagttttctccttagattgctgccactggttttgtccattcccctcctttcaggggcagcagcctctatcacaggtaaatctagataacccgattacaattcgccagctggagaatcagggagtgatcagtaaaactcactccccttttaacagccccatatggccagtgcgtaaagccagtggagaatggaggctgacagtAGACTACTGTAGCCTGAATGAGGTCACacctccactgagtgctgctgtgccggacatgctggaactccagtatgagctggagtcagaagcagccaaatggtatgccaccattgacattgctaatgccttcttctccattcctttggccGCAGAATGTcggccacagtttgccttcacctggaggggcatTCAGCATTCTTGGAACCCCGgtggtggaaacacagcccaaccatttgccacggactggtccaaactgtaCTGGAATAGGGTGGTGCTCCTGAACACCTGCAAtacattgatgacattgttgtgtagggtgatacagcagaggaagttttcacaaaaggagagcagataatccaaattcttctaCAAACcggttttgctattaagcgaagcaaagtaaaagggcctgcccaggtagactacatctactgCTCTCCCTCCATCCACTCAGCCATGGAAAATGTCACAGAtggctaccaggttggtcgagcatgacctcccaTTGGtggacccatgctgactactcctgataacctccctTTCTTCCAACTGTCTCGAGATGGCATCCAGGACAAGCTGTTCCATCTCCTTTcaagggacagaggtgaggctgccTGGCCTGTAATtgcccagatcttccttcttgccctttctgaagaccggagtgacattggctatcctccagtcttcaggcaccttcCCCATTCTCCAggacctctcaaagatgatagagagtggttcagcattctcctctgccagctccctcagcacccatggatgcacctcatcaggtcccatggatttatgaacacTGATGCGGCCTAGTCGCTCATGGTCTACCTCTTtcctgactaaaggcaagttttccattccccagaccccCTCAGTAagctccagggtctgggattcctgagggagagctttttcactgaagacagaagcaaagatggCCTTCAGTATcatcacaaggtaggggatGGAACAGAGGGGGGGGTCCTACAGCATCACATCTCGAATCTTTGCTAAcgcctacaacatctccccctccccatgctcaataAAGTTTTGCCCCTGTTCAGGCGCCGCCAAAGTAGCTCCTTCAGGCTTGGAATGTCCCACCTGCCAAGCCCTGTTGTATATGATACAGGAGAAGCTCACAGTCCCCTTTGATTGGCAAAGTGTGGCCAGGGCAGTCCCATTGCCCTCCCAAAAGGTGCTTCTGAAAGTAAATGGGAGTCGTTAGGACTGGACCTAGCATCCAGCCTTTATAGTAGCTAGAACTGTGTGTCTCTTGCCTAGTggtattgcttttttttgtggtgttagAGATAATCTTAGTAATGGTTTGACATAGTGTGTGATATTCTGTGTTATCATTGCAGTCTCAAGAATCAGATTTTTAGGCATTATCCAGGTTATTGTGTGCTTCTTCTATTTTAGTTATAGATGAAATTTGTATTAAACAGGATTTGATGCGATCAGTGCTAGAATCTATGGGAATAGCTCTTTTAGTATATTAGTAATGCTCGGTTATGATGTTATTAGTCTATTAATGAACTTCTATtaatttgcaaaacaaaacctggaaaggaatcccaggcaaaggCATGACCCTGTCTCACAGAATGAATACCTCTCTTTTACCCCACTAAGCAGAAGTTTTATAATATGACCACGGATCACTTGAGGCAAAGGCACATGCTAAAAGAGCTAAATTGGATagtatattttgttttccaagcaggTGTTCCACGTGGGCTCTGTATCACACACTGGCCAAGCGGATATGGTGTACAACTGGAAGAAACGCTACAGACcctgaaagcaggagagaatctgtgatgggtgagagaggaaaggtgaGCTTTCAAGTAGGGGACGCCCTGCTGCAACTGCCTGTTGCATCCACCATCAGCGCGGTTTGCTGTTTCTCAAGGGTCAA contains:
- the LOC140265192 gene encoding olfactory receptor 14J1-like; this translates as MPNSSSISEFLLLPLADTRQLQLLHFWLLLGIYLAALLGNGLISTAVACDQRLHTPMYFFLLNLALLDLGCISTTLPKAMANALWDTRAISYAGCAAQLFCFVFFISAEYSLLTIMSYDRYVAICKPLHYGTLMDSRACATMAAAAWGAGVLNSLLHTASTFSLPLCQGNVVNQFFCEIPQILKLSCSASYLREIGILIFSITLAFGCFVFMVVSYVQIFLAVLRMPSEQGRHKAFSTCLPHLAVVSVFLSTGFFAYLKPPSISSPLLDLTVALLYSVVPPTLNPIIYSMRNREIKHALKKVLQYALFLLP